In Thermosynechococcus sichuanensis E542, a single genomic region encodes these proteins:
- a CDS encoding site-2 protease family protein, with translation MTWISLIVLGLILVFIVRQSAARVSQTPWWLLWLVLMLPAFFIGGWMLLLGNTPVPSGWLVLVFVTSSVLYLVLLRRGQPSLPAAPPTPPAPTPTDNGKLLNQDEETQLQSCFPWGMYYLQQIEYRPQAVICRGQMRGDANQVYETVERNIAQRFGDRFLVMFQMGLSNRPFFALIPRDRLPQPQQLFRPGLSLGLLALTFLTTTVAGLALVAPDLTAGELRLNPSLLWQGLPYSVSLLLILGIHELGHFATAWYYRVKATLPYFIPLPFAMGTLGAFIQMRSPVPHRRALFDISIAGPIAGLLVTLPILVWGLQQSEVVQLPANASEQPLNPQVFSPRISILFALIAKAIFGAALKSDSALHLHPMAVAGVLGLVVTALNLMPVGQLDGGHIVHAMYGHRAGAIIGQVSRLLVLILSFIQPWLFVWALILFFMPAFDEPALNDVSELDNWRDALGLMALVLLLLIIFPVPAPLADLLLPTHPMP, from the coding sequence ATGACATGGATTTCCCTTATTGTATTGGGTTTGATCTTGGTCTTTATTGTCCGCCAGAGTGCTGCCCGTGTCAGTCAAACCCCTTGGTGGCTCCTATGGCTGGTGCTGATGTTGCCAGCGTTTTTTATTGGGGGTTGGATGCTGCTTTTAGGGAATACTCCTGTGCCGTCGGGATGGTTGGTTCTTGTTTTTGTCACCAGTTCGGTGCTCTATCTTGTGCTTTTGCGCCGAGGCCAGCCCTCCTTACCGGCGGCACCACCCACACCCCCAGCGCCAACACCGACGGACAATGGCAAGCTCCTCAATCAGGATGAAGAAACGCAGTTGCAGAGCTGTTTCCCTTGGGGCATGTATTACCTGCAACAAATTGAGTATCGTCCGCAGGCAGTGATCTGCCGGGGGCAAATGCGTGGGGATGCCAACCAAGTCTATGAAACGGTGGAGCGCAATATCGCCCAACGCTTTGGCGATCGCTTTCTGGTCATGTTTCAAATGGGTTTGAGTAATAGGCCCTTTTTTGCCTTGATTCCCCGCGATCGCCTGCCCCAGCCCCAACAGCTTTTTCGTCCCGGTCTCAGCCTTGGGCTACTTGCCTTAACGTTTCTCACCACCACCGTTGCTGGCTTGGCACTCGTGGCCCCTGATCTAACGGCAGGGGAACTGCGACTCAATCCCAGTTTGCTCTGGCAGGGGTTACCCTACAGTGTCAGTCTGCTGTTGATCTTGGGCATCCATGAACTGGGACACTTTGCCACTGCGTGGTATTACCGCGTTAAGGCAACGCTGCCCTACTTTATTCCTCTGCCCTTTGCCATGGGCACATTGGGAGCCTTTATCCAGATGCGATCGCCCGTTCCCCATCGCCGTGCCCTCTTTGACATCAGTATTGCCGGTCCCATTGCTGGGTTGCTCGTGACGCTACCGATTCTAGTGTGGGGATTACAGCAGTCCGAGGTGGTGCAACTGCCCGCCAATGCTTCGGAGCAGCCCCTTAATCCCCAAGTGTTTAGTCCCCGCATTTCGATTCTCTTTGCCCTGATTGCCAAAGCCATTTTTGGCGCTGCCCTCAAGAGTGATAGTGCGCTACACCTTCATCCAATGGCAGTGGCCGGGGTGCTGGGCTTAGTGGTGACGGCCTTGAACTTGATGCCTGTGGGTCAATTGGATGGGGGGCACATTGTCCATGCGATGTATGGCCATCGGGCGGGGGCAATCATTGGCCAAGTCAGCCGTTTACTGGTGCTGATTCTCTCCTTTATTCAACCGTGGCTTTTTGTCTGGGCTTTGATCCTGTTCTTTATGCCCGCCTTTGATGAACCTGCCCTCAATGATGTCAGTGAGTTGGATAACTGGCGCGATGCCCTTGGCTTGATGGCACTGGTGTTGCTATTGCTAATTATTTTCCCGGTGCCGGCCCCCCTTGCGGATTTACTACTGCCGACACACCCAATGCCATAG
- a CDS encoding BolA family protein gives MVTPEQLTTLIRSGLPDAFVQVQDLTGGGDHYEAVVVSAAFEGKRLVQQHQLVYSSLKDLMASNELHALALKTYTPQQWAQRQ, from the coding sequence ATGGTTACCCCTGAACAACTGACCACTTTAATTCGCTCCGGCTTGCCCGATGCCTTTGTGCAAGTGCAGGATTTGACCGGGGGTGGTGATCATTACGAAGCTGTCGTGGTCTCTGCCGCCTTTGAGGGCAAGCGACTGGTGCAACAGCACCAATTGGTCTATAGCAGCCTTAAAGATCTCATGGCTAGTAATGAACTTCACGCCCTTGCCCTGAAAACCTATACCCCCCAGCAATGGGCACAACGCCAGTGA
- a CDS encoding MBL fold metallo-hydrolase: MISIPVAQQQKPPRLVLPMVYGFPPNRETLGGTAYLIVENDGNTLIDSPPWTESSQNWLREQGGVQRLILTHRGAIARVREMQRTFNCEVIIHAQEAYLLPQVTVTPFNHHLAIGETLEILWTPGHSPGSACVYWSGQGGVLFTGRHLLPTPTGELAPIKTATTFHWPRQLRSVEALKAFCRDKSLSYLCAGANIGFLRGTLAIANAQAVLQGIPLDNLLANKV, from the coding sequence ATGATTTCGATACCTGTGGCTCAACAACAGAAACCGCCCCGCCTTGTATTGCCCATGGTTTACGGGTTTCCACCAAACCGCGAGACGCTGGGAGGCACTGCTTATCTCATTGTAGAAAATGACGGCAATACCCTGATTGATTCCCCCCCTTGGACAGAGAGCAGCCAAAATTGGCTCAGGGAACAGGGGGGCGTTCAGCGCCTCATCCTTACCCATCGGGGGGCGATCGCCCGCGTTCGTGAGATGCAGCGCACCTTTAACTGTGAAGTGATCATCCATGCTCAAGAAGCCTATCTGCTGCCCCAAGTGACGGTAACCCCCTTTAATCACCATCTAGCCATCGGTGAAACCCTCGAAATCCTCTGGACACCCGGTCACTCCCCCGGCAGCGCCTGTGTCTATTGGTCTGGCCAAGGGGGCGTTCTCTTTACAGGCCGTCACCTACTGCCTACGCCTACGGGAGAACTGGCACCGATTAAAACAGCGACCACCTTCCACTGGCCTCGGCAACTGCGCAGCGTTGAGGCATTAAAAGCCTTCTGCCGCGACAAATCCTTGAGTTATCTGTGTGCGGGGGCGAATATTGGTTTTCTGAGAGGGACACTGGCGATCGCCAATGCCCAAGCCGTCCTGCAAGGAATCCCTCTTGATAACCTTTTGGCTAACAAGGTTTAA
- a CDS encoding DUF362 domain-containing protein, whose product MPSVSLLRATSYDLDCLSASLEELLAPLGGMAAMVKPGDRVLLKPNLLTGARPKHECVTRPELVYCVAKMVQAVGGQPFLGDGPAFGSALGVARNNGYLPFIRELNLPVIEFHGDRYATDNPEFAHLRLSKEAMAADVVINLPKVKSHVQLTLTLGVKNLFGCVPGKMKAWWHMEAGKDADRFGRMLVETARAIAPDLTIVDGIIGHEGNGPSGGTPRPLNVLGASRDVFALDRALVAILNVDPERIPTQRAATALGYNYELSEIEFPLAQPHELAIWDWQLPQQMMPIDFGAPRVLKSTFKHLYIRWIKEPLTAYSQKA is encoded by the coding sequence ATGCCAAGCGTGAGTCTGCTGCGGGCAACATCCTATGACCTTGACTGTCTCAGTGCCTCCCTTGAGGAACTGCTAGCGCCCTTGGGGGGAATGGCGGCGATGGTTAAACCGGGCGATCGCGTGCTGCTGAAGCCGAATTTACTCACCGGCGCACGGCCGAAACACGAATGCGTCACTCGCCCAGAACTGGTCTATTGCGTCGCCAAAATGGTGCAGGCGGTGGGGGGACAACCCTTCCTAGGGGATGGACCTGCCTTTGGTTCGGCACTGGGGGTCGCCCGCAACAATGGCTACTTGCCCTTTATTCGGGAATTGAATTTGCCTGTCATTGAATTCCATGGCGATCGCTATGCCACCGACAATCCGGAATTTGCCCACCTGCGCCTGAGCAAAGAAGCGATGGCCGCCGATGTTGTCATTAACCTGCCTAAGGTCAAATCCCATGTGCAACTCACCCTCACCCTTGGAGTGAAGAATCTCTTTGGCTGTGTCCCCGGCAAAATGAAGGCATGGTGGCACATGGAAGCCGGTAAGGATGCCGATCGCTTTGGCCGCATGCTTGTGGAAACTGCACGGGCGATCGCCCCCGACCTCACGATTGTGGATGGCATTATCGGCCATGAAGGCAACGGCCCCAGTGGCGGAACGCCGCGACCCCTGAATGTTTTGGGTGCCAGTCGTGATGTCTTTGCCCTCGATCGCGCCCTTGTGGCTATCCTCAATGTAGATCCTGAACGTATTCCCACCCAACGCGCTGCCACTGCCCTCGGCTACAACTATGAGCTGAGTGAGATCGAGTTTCCCTTGGCGCAGCCCCATGAGTTGGCGATTTGGGATTGGCAACTGCCGCAGCAGATGATGCCCATTGACTTTGGCGCGCCGCGCGTCCTCAAATCCACCTTCAAACATCTCTATATTCGCTGGATCAAGGAACCCTTAACTGCCTATAGCCAAAAAGCCTAA
- a CDS encoding PAS domain-containing hybrid sensor histidine kinase/response regulator yields MPKPPLQYFLRLFLPATATLIAILAPIYLAQRQDIIRDLQLREESKVERGNLILSNHYETLVDDVISIRRLHGFEALSSNTSYSEQLEVIQQDVSDWLLWKRSYDRLYFLTPSGRPKLSLVLNHNLGKVFTETSLDPIVSQTYWPVIRQLRDTEIFISPLDIEVHPSQPTSLVATPILYIATAVYSRERELIGFLVVRYRAERLFQQLINGCRGVYGSCFLVNTQGYWLLGDRTSHEWGFRYPERQHFTVQNQYPELWEQMQSQTSGSFSHAHGFFAFRLVLPLKSHYISADLASGEAIYQNEYRLWVVSLIPASIVHKQLQSLNLQFVFLFLVLWAASGVGIAMITADHCRKQKLHQLLEASEVRFRSVSEMAPVGIFTADINGRSTFLNQTLLKLLEVKTPAEAEEQWIERIHPEDRDRLLAAWERCQKEHQPLNERFRLSYPDGKVRWINARAIPITENGKVMNFVGTWEDISQMMEQQELLEEARKAAEDASRAKSEFLATMSHEIRTPMNAIIGLTGLLLDTPLNPQQQEFLNTIRLSGDALLTIINDILDFSKIESGKLELEAYPFNLRSCVEDVLDLMASRAVERHIELLAHIDPDIPAHVIGDMGRLRQVLVNLIGNSIKFTQSGEVILHLKGQPSHQYEFLPNYYDFLFAIQDTGVGITPEGIKRLFKPFSQVDASITRHYGGTGLGLAICQRLVERMNGRIWLESKTQNTPLIVGGNPPPHYESIPIKETGSVFYFTVRLLLNPKAEAQTTEQESFLKDRSVLIVDDNATNRQILALQTKGWQMKSLIAENGQQALTLLKTQSPPDVAILDLQMPEMDGLTLAKEIHKRYPEIPLILLTSLGNSLGAEQSPLFHALISKPVKQSTLYNVLNDLFSHTPRPVEAKTNQSKTVSLDSLKQDLPPLRILVAEDNKVNQMVALRILEKLGYRGDIAANGLEVLDAVQRQPYDVILMDMQMPEMDGVTATREVIDLFQRLNQPRPRIIAMTANAMESDRQLCLDAGMDDYVSKPINLEDLVRALRQCQPLQTSTT; encoded by the coding sequence ATGCCGAAGCCACCGTTGCAGTATTTTCTGAGACTCTTTCTACCGGCAACGGCTACCCTCATCGCAATTCTTGCGCCCATTTACCTCGCCCAGCGTCAAGACATTATTAGAGACTTGCAACTGCGAGAGGAAAGTAAAGTAGAGCGGGGCAACCTCATCCTCAGCAATCATTATGAAACACTCGTTGACGATGTTATCAGTATCAGAAGACTACATGGTTTTGAGGCGCTAAGCAGCAACACCTCTTACTCAGAGCAGTTAGAAGTAATCCAGCAGGATGTCAGTGATTGGCTGCTTTGGAAACGCAGTTACGATCGTTTGTATTTTTTGACCCCTAGTGGCCGTCCGAAACTGAGCCTCGTCCTCAATCACAACTTGGGAAAAGTTTTTACAGAAACATCTCTTGATCCAATTGTTAGCCAAACCTATTGGCCGGTGATTCGTCAGTTACGAGATACGGAAATTTTTATCTCTCCTCTAGATATTGAGGTGCATCCTTCGCAGCCAACCTCTTTAGTCGCAACTCCTATTCTCTACATTGCAACAGCAGTTTACAGTCGTGAGCGGGAATTAATTGGCTTCTTAGTTGTCCGCTACCGAGCAGAGCGTCTTTTCCAACAGCTCATCAATGGGTGCCGAGGGGTTTATGGCAGTTGTTTCTTAGTAAATACGCAAGGGTACTGGTTGCTAGGAGACCGTACTAGCCATGAATGGGGCTTTCGCTATCCAGAGCGGCAACACTTCACGGTGCAGAATCAATACCCTGAATTGTGGGAGCAGATGCAGTCCCAGACAAGCGGTAGCTTTAGTCATGCCCATGGTTTTTTTGCTTTTCGACTAGTCTTACCCTTGAAATCCCATTACATCTCTGCGGATCTAGCTAGCGGAGAAGCCATTTATCAAAATGAGTACCGTCTCTGGGTCGTTTCTTTGATTCCGGCCAGCATTGTTCACAAACAGTTACAGTCTCTCAATCTACAATTTGTTTTTCTATTCTTGGTTCTCTGGGCAGCTAGCGGGGTAGGAATTGCAATGATTACAGCAGATCATTGCCGTAAGCAGAAGCTACATCAACTCCTTGAAGCGAGTGAAGTACGCTTTCGCAGTGTCAGTGAAATGGCGCCCGTTGGCATTTTTACAGCAGATATTAATGGCCGCAGCACTTTTCTCAATCAAACACTACTGAAGCTGTTAGAAGTTAAAACACCGGCAGAGGCTGAAGAGCAATGGATCGAACGAATTCATCCAGAGGATCGCGATCGCCTGCTTGCCGCTTGGGAGCGCTGTCAAAAAGAACACCAACCCCTCAATGAGCGATTCCGCCTGTCTTACCCTGACGGCAAAGTGCGTTGGATCAATGCCCGCGCCATTCCCATTACCGAAAATGGCAAAGTGATGAACTTCGTTGGTACTTGGGAAGACATCTCGCAAATGATGGAGCAGCAGGAACTCCTAGAGGAAGCCCGCAAAGCTGCCGAAGATGCTAGCCGTGCCAAGAGTGAGTTTTTGGCAACGATGAGTCACGAAATCCGCACCCCCATGAATGCCATCATTGGTTTGACAGGATTACTGCTAGATACCCCCCTCAATCCGCAGCAACAGGAGTTTCTCAACACCATCCGCCTCAGTGGCGATGCGCTGCTGACAATCATCAACGATATTCTTGACTTCTCTAAAATTGAGTCCGGCAAACTGGAGCTAGAGGCCTATCCCTTTAATTTGCGCAGTTGTGTCGAAGATGTTCTTGACCTCATGGCCAGTCGTGCCGTTGAGCGACACATTGAGCTACTCGCTCATATTGATCCTGATATCCCGGCTCATGTCATCGGCGATATGGGACGCTTGCGGCAAGTATTGGTGAATCTCATCGGCAACAGCATCAAATTTACCCAAAGTGGCGAAGTGATTCTCCATCTCAAGGGGCAACCCAGCCACCAGTACGAGTTTTTACCCAACTACTATGACTTTCTCTTTGCCATTCAGGATACAGGGGTAGGTATCACGCCGGAGGGGATAAAGCGACTTTTCAAACCTTTTAGCCAAGTGGATGCTTCGATTACCCGCCACTACGGCGGAACCGGTCTGGGATTGGCGATCTGCCAGCGCCTCGTGGAGCGCATGAATGGCCGCATTTGGTTAGAGAGCAAAACTCAGAACACACCCTTGATTGTTGGCGGCAACCCACCCCCCCACTACGAATCCATTCCCATTAAGGAAACGGGTTCAGTTTTCTATTTCACGGTGCGGCTGCTTCTGAATCCCAAGGCCGAGGCACAGACAACAGAGCAAGAATCCTTCTTGAAGGATCGCTCAGTGCTGATTGTGGATGACAATGCCACCAATCGCCAAATTCTGGCACTGCAAACAAAAGGATGGCAGATGAAATCCTTGATTGCCGAGAATGGCCAGCAGGCACTGACACTGCTGAAAACGCAATCACCTCCGGATGTGGCCATTTTAGATCTGCAAATGCCAGAAATGGATGGCTTGACCCTCGCCAAGGAAATTCACAAGAGGTATCCGGAAATTCCTTTGATTTTGCTCACCTCCCTCGGCAATTCCCTTGGGGCGGAGCAATCGCCATTGTTTCATGCCCTCATTAGTAAACCAGTAAAGCAATCCACCCTCTACAATGTCCTCAATGATCTCTTTAGCCATACGCCGAGGCCCGTTGAAGCCAAAACTAACCAAAGCAAAACCGTGTCCCTTGACAGTCTGAAGCAGGATTTACCGCCCCTGCGCATTCTTGTTGCTGAGGATAACAAGGTGAATCAGATGGTGGCATTACGGATTTTGGAGAAATTGGGCTACCGCGGTGATATTGCGGCTAATGGCTTGGAAGTACTGGATGCCGTGCAGCGGCAACCCTATGATGTGATTTTGATGGATATGCAAATGCCAGAGATGGATGGGGTAACGGCCACCCGTGAGGTGATTGACCTATTTCAACGGCTGAACCAACCCCGTCCCCGTATTATTGCAATGACAGCCAATGCTATGGAAAGCGATCGCCAGCTTTGTCTCGATGCTGGGATGGATGATTATGTGAGTAAACCCATTAACCTTGAAGATTTGGTGCGCGCCCTCCGCCAGTGTCAGCCTCTCCAGACCTCAACAACCTAA
- a CDS encoding Hsp20/alpha crystallin family protein, which yields MALVRWEPFREIDALQRQMNRLFDELIPLTERRSDLSFLPAAELEETPEALLLKIELPGMDAKDLDIQVTADAVSVSGERKSESQSESNGIKRTEFRYGKFQRVIPLPVRIQNTDVKAEYKDGILHLTLPKAEEEKNRVVKVNLG from the coding sequence ATGGCACTCGTTCGTTGGGAACCGTTCCGCGAAATCGATGCGCTACAACGCCAAATGAACCGTCTATTTGATGAATTGATTCCCTTGACCGAACGCCGCAGCGATCTTAGCTTCCTGCCGGCAGCCGAACTCGAAGAAACCCCTGAAGCCTTGCTTCTAAAAATTGAACTGCCCGGCATGGATGCCAAAGACCTAGATATTCAAGTCACGGCGGATGCGGTCTCTGTCAGTGGCGAACGCAAATCTGAAAGCCAAAGCGAAAGCAACGGTATCAAACGCACCGAATTCCGCTACGGTAAATTCCAACGGGTCATTCCTCTGCCAGTGCGGATTCAAAACACCGATGTCAAAGCTGAATATAAAGATGGCATCCTGCACCTGACCCTACCGAAAGCGGAAGAAGAGAAAAACCGCGTCGTCAAAGTGAACCTTGGCTAA
- the petG gene encoding cytochrome b6-f complex subunit V, with protein MIEPLLCGIVLGLIPVTLAGLFFAAYQQYKRGSQFEL; from the coding sequence ATGATTGAACCTTTGTTGTGTGGTATTGTTCTTGGCTTGATTCCTGTGACCTTGGCGGGTCTTTTCTTTGCGGCTTACCAGCAGTACAAGCGGGGCAGCCAATTTGAACTCTAG
- the grxD gene encoding Grx4 family monothiol glutaredoxin, translating into MTPELHAKIDHLVKSNKIIVFMKGSKLMPQCGFSNNAVQILNALGVPYETVDVLEDFEIRQGIKEYSNWPTIPQVFINGEFIGGSDILIELYQSGELQQLVEVALAS; encoded by the coding sequence ATGACACCCGAACTCCACGCCAAAATTGATCACCTCGTTAAAAGCAACAAAATCATTGTTTTCATGAAGGGCAGCAAGCTGATGCCCCAATGCGGGTTTTCGAACAATGCGGTGCAAATCCTGAATGCCCTCGGCGTCCCCTATGAAACGGTGGATGTCCTTGAGGATTTTGAGATTCGCCAAGGGATTAAAGAGTATTCCAACTGGCCAACGATTCCTCAAGTGTTTATCAATGGTGAGTTCATTGGTGGTTCGGATATTCTCATTGAGCTATACCAAAGCGGCGAGTTGCAACAACTGGTTGAGGTGGCCTTAGCTTCATAG